A single window of Cytobacillus dafuensis DNA harbors:
- a CDS encoding 1-deoxy-D-xylulose-5-phosphate reductoisomerase produces the protein MKYISLMGATGSIGTQTLDIIREHPGEFRLIALSVGRNIDLTRKIIKEFNPDLVSTSERSAAKALEAEFPDITFTYGQEGLIEVAVYHKAQILVNAVSGSVGLTPTLQAIKERKTIAIANKETLVTAGHLVMEEAKRNEVSLLPVDSEHSAIFQALQGEQHKNIEKLILTASGGSFRDRTRQELENVTVKEALNHPNWSMGAKITIDSATMMNKGLEVIEAHWLFSMDYDKIDVLLHKESIIHSMIEFHDSSIIAQLGTPDMRVPIQYALTYPDRLPLPTANRLSLSEIGNLHFQKMDMNRFRCLRFAYEAGKEGGTMPTVLNAANEAAVAAFLEGKATFLQIEDLIERALSIHKNIKNPGFTEIQEVDKETRKYINSLL, from the coding sequence ATGAAGTATATTAGTTTAATGGGCGCAACCGGTTCAATTGGAACCCAGACTTTAGATATAATAAGGGAACATCCTGGCGAATTTCGTCTTATTGCTTTATCGGTTGGCAGAAATATTGATCTAACAAGGAAAATTATCAAGGAATTCAATCCAGATCTGGTATCGACTTCAGAAAGATCAGCGGCAAAAGCTCTTGAAGCAGAATTTCCGGATATCACTTTTACATACGGACAAGAAGGGTTAATAGAAGTAGCAGTTTACCATAAAGCGCAAATTCTTGTTAATGCAGTAAGTGGAAGTGTGGGGCTTACTCCAACTTTGCAAGCAATTAAAGAAAGAAAAACGATAGCCATTGCGAATAAAGAAACGCTTGTGACAGCTGGTCATCTTGTAATGGAAGAAGCGAAGAGGAATGAAGTATCATTACTCCCAGTAGATAGTGAGCATTCAGCTATTTTTCAGGCATTGCAAGGAGAGCAGCATAAGAATATTGAAAAGTTGATTTTGACTGCCTCAGGCGGGAGTTTTCGAGATCGGACTCGTCAAGAGTTAGAAAATGTAACGGTTAAAGAAGCACTTAACCACCCTAATTGGTCTATGGGAGCAAAAATTACAATTGATTCAGCAACAATGATGAATAAAGGATTAGAAGTTATTGAAGCTCATTGGCTTTTTTCTATGGATTATGACAAAATTGATGTATTATTGCATAAGGAAAGTATTATTCACTCAATGATTGAATTCCATGACAGCAGCATCATTGCTCAGCTGGGTACACCGGATATGAGAGTCCCTATTCAATATGCATTAACATATCCAGACAGATTGCCACTTCCAACTGCAAATCGTCTAAGCTTATCAGAAATTGGGAATCTCCATTTTCAAAAAATGGACATGAACCGCTTCCGTTGCTTGCGGTTTGCATATGAGGCAGGTAAGGAAGGTGGGACAATGCCTACTGTACTAAACGCTGCAAATGAAGCAGCTGTTGCTGCCTTCTTAGAAGGAAAAGCTACTTTCCTGCAAATAGAAGATCTTATAGAAAGAGCATTAAGTATTCACAAAAACATCAAAAATCCTGGATTTACTGAAATACAGGAAGTTGATAAGGAAACGAGAAAATATATTAACTCACTTCTATAA
- the rseP gene encoding RIP metalloprotease RseP: MSTVIAFIIIFGALVFFHELGHFVFAKRAGILCREFAIGFGPKVFSHKKGETVYTIRLLPIGGFVRMAGEDPEVVEIKPGFRVGLLFNENEQVNKIILNQKDKYPDARMIEVEHADIEHDLIIKGYVEGEDDEKLQSFSIDPSAVLVEDGTETLIAPFDRQFASKTLGQRAMAIFAGPMMNFILAFVIFVLIGLLQGIPSNAPELGKLTPDGAAIEAGLKEGDIIHSVNGAETSSWSDVVEIIRKNPNKDLNFFLERDGKEMTIPVTPKVQEVEGEKIGVVGVYMPFEKSPLKAITNGAKETYHWTKEIFAMLGKLVTGQFSIDDLSGPVGIYVSTDTVAKSGIFYLMKWAGILSINLGIMNLLPIPALDGGRLMFFAVEAVRGKPIDRHKEGMVHFIGFALLMLLMLVVTWNDIQRFFL, encoded by the coding sequence TTGAGCACAGTCATAGCCTTCATAATCATATTTGGGGCACTTGTATTTTTTCATGAATTAGGCCATTTTGTATTTGCAAAAAGAGCCGGTATTCTTTGCCGTGAATTTGCGATCGGATTTGGTCCAAAGGTTTTTTCGCATAAAAAAGGAGAAACAGTTTATACGATTAGACTTTTGCCAATTGGCGGATTTGTCCGAATGGCTGGTGAGGATCCAGAAGTTGTAGAAATAAAACCAGGCTTTAGAGTTGGTTTATTATTTAATGAGAATGAGCAAGTAAACAAAATCATTTTGAATCAGAAAGATAAATATCCTGATGCGAGAATGATTGAGGTAGAACATGCAGACATTGAGCATGATTTGATTATCAAAGGATATGTTGAAGGTGAAGATGATGAGAAACTTCAGTCCTTCTCAATTGATCCAAGTGCTGTTCTTGTTGAAGATGGAACTGAAACATTAATTGCACCATTTGATCGGCAGTTTGCTTCAAAAACACTAGGTCAAAGAGCAATGGCCATTTTTGCCGGACCCATGATGAATTTTATTCTTGCTTTTGTTATATTTGTCTTAATTGGATTGTTGCAAGGAATTCCGTCAAATGCTCCTGAGCTTGGGAAATTAACTCCTGATGGCGCTGCTATTGAAGCGGGCTTAAAGGAAGGAGATATTATCCATAGCGTCAATGGAGCGGAGACTTCAAGCTGGTCTGATGTCGTAGAAATCATTCGCAAAAACCCTAATAAAGATCTCAACTTCTTCCTTGAAAGAGATGGAAAAGAAATGACAATTCCGGTTACTCCAAAAGTTCAAGAAGTTGAAGGTGAAAAAATAGGGGTTGTTGGTGTCTATATGCCTTTTGAGAAATCACCATTAAAAGCAATTACTAATGGGGCAAAAGAGACATATCATTGGACAAAGGAAATTTTTGCAATGCTTGGCAAGTTGGTAACTGGTCAATTTTCAATTGATGACCTATCAGGACCTGTTGGTATCTATGTGTCGACTGATACTGTTGCAAAATCAGGAATTTTCTATTTAATGAAATGGGCTGGAATATTGAGTATAAACCTAGGAATAATGAACTTACTTCCGATACCAGCATTAGATGGTGGCAGACTCATGTTTTTTGCAGTTGAAGCAGTTCGAGGAAAACCAATAGACCGTCATAAAGAGGGCATGGTTCATTTTATTGGATTTGCATTACTAATGCTACTAATGCTTGTTGTAACATGGAATGACATTCAAAGATTTTTCCTTTAA
- a CDS encoding proline--tRNA ligase, with the protein MKQSKILIPTMKENPADAEIKSHQLLLRAGFIRQNASGIYSYLPLANKVLRKIEAIVREEMDHAGGVELLMPAMQAAELWQESGRWYSYGPELMRLKDRHSRDFALGATHEEVITSLVRDEIKTYKKLPITLYQIQTKFRDEKRPRFGILRGREFIMKDAYSFHSTQNSLDDIYEKMYQAYSNIFTRCGLNFRAVIADSGAMGGKDTHEFMVLSEVGEDTIAYSDSSNYAANIEMAPVITKYEKSSEKIKELEKVKTENKKTIEEVSSFLHVSPEQCIKSLLFKVDDKYVLVLVRGDHEVNDIKLKNLFGAANAELAGADETKEILGCSIGSLGPVGISNVDIIADTAIESLTNAVCGANEVDYHYMNVNPIRDFHVSQYTDLRFIQEGDLSPDGNGTILFAKGIEVGHVFKLGTRYSEAMGATYLDENGRNQPMIMGCYGIGVSRTMASIVEQFHDEKGIVWPVNIAPFDLHLIAVNMKDDDQSVLAEELYSRLKEAGYDILMDDRQERPGVKFADADLIGLPVRITVGKKASEGIVEVKVRKTGEVQEVYKEQLVETISNILTSL; encoded by the coding sequence ATGAAACAAAGTAAAATCTTAATTCCAACAATGAAGGAAAATCCTGCAGACGCAGAAATTAAGAGCCATCAATTACTATTAAGGGCAGGATTTATCCGACAAAATGCAAGTGGGATATATAGCTATCTTCCACTTGCAAATAAAGTTTTGCGTAAAATTGAAGCAATTGTACGTGAAGAAATGGATCATGCGGGTGGTGTGGAATTGCTAATGCCAGCTATGCAAGCTGCAGAGCTATGGCAGGAGTCAGGACGCTGGTATTCGTATGGACCGGAATTGATGAGATTGAAGGATCGCCACTCAAGAGATTTTGCTTTAGGAGCTACTCATGAAGAAGTGATTACAAGCTTAGTGCGTGATGAAATCAAAACATACAAGAAATTACCTATAACACTTTATCAAATCCAAACAAAGTTTCGTGATGAGAAGCGCCCACGCTTTGGGATATTACGCGGACGTGAATTTATAATGAAAGATGCTTATTCCTTTCATTCTACTCAAAATAGCCTTGATGACATTTATGAAAAAATGTACCAAGCATATTCAAATATTTTTACTCGTTGTGGTTTAAACTTTAGGGCTGTCATAGCTGATTCAGGCGCAATGGGTGGCAAAGATACTCATGAATTTATGGTTTTATCAGAAGTAGGGGAAGATACAATAGCTTATTCCGATTCTTCCAACTATGCTGCAAATATCGAAATGGCTCCAGTCATTACGAAGTATGAAAAAAGTAGCGAAAAAATAAAGGAATTAGAAAAGGTTAAAACAGAAAATAAAAAAACAATAGAAGAAGTTTCATCCTTCCTTCATGTTTCTCCAGAGCAATGTATTAAATCTTTGCTATTTAAAGTGGATGATAAATATGTTTTAGTATTAGTTCGCGGTGATCATGAGGTTAATGACATAAAATTAAAGAATTTATTTGGAGCAGCAAATGCAGAGCTAGCTGGTGCAGATGAAACAAAGGAAATTCTCGGCTGTTCAATAGGATCACTAGGACCAGTAGGAATTTCAAATGTCGATATTATAGCAGACACTGCTATTGAAAGCTTAACGAATGCTGTATGTGGTGCAAATGAAGTAGATTATCATTATATGAATGTAAACCCAATTCGAGATTTTCATGTCAGCCAATATACGGACCTGCGTTTCATTCAAGAAGGAGATCTATCTCCGGATGGAAATGGAACAATCCTTTTTGCAAAAGGGATTGAAGTGGGGCATGTATTTAAATTGGGTACACGGTATAGTGAAGCTATGGGAGCAACTTATTTAGATGAAAATGGAAGAAACCAGCCAATGATTATGGGGTGTTACGGAATCGGAGTTTCTCGTACGATGGCCTCAATCGTTGAGCAATTTCATGATGAAAAAGGTATTGTTTGGCCTGTGAATATTGCTCCATTTGATCTACATTTAATTGCAGTGAATATGAAAGATGATGATCAGTCAGTACTTGCAGAGGAGCTTTATTCACGATTGAAAGAAGCAGGCTACGATATATTAATGGATGATCGTCAGGAAAGGCCTGGAGTAAAATTTGCAGATGCTGATCTCATTGGATTACCAGTTCGCATAACTGTTGGAAAGAAGGCTTCAGAAGGTATAGTTGAAGTAAAAGTTCGCAAAACTGGTGAAGTGCAGGAAGTGTATAAAGAGCAATTGGTTGAAACGATATCAAATATTTTAACATCCCTTTAA
- a CDS encoding PolC-type DNA polymerase III, translating to MEEAHAKKKRFQLLLQQLQLTDDTIVQHLQQAEIDKVVIEKRAKKWHFFFRFDHILPFDIFILFTKRLEKSFSHIAKIAFTIEVRNQQFNDQLILGYWQNCIQEMEGMAPPLLKLLNEQFPTVQGNKLLINVRNDTEGLSIKRKYAGIISSVFETYGFPSLVIDTEISAEASNEEYKRFLEAKQKEDQERGLQALIDMQKKEAEATSGDAATPQGPLMIGLTIKDDADYRKLIDIVDEERRLAIEGYVFSAETKELRSGRTLLTFKITDYTSSILVKMFSRDKEDAALFQLVKKGMWLKVRGSIQNDTFVRDLVMIGNDINEIKPDTRKDTAPEDEKRVELHLHTPMSQMDAVTSVSTLIGQAKKWGHKAIAVTDHANVQSFPEAFSAGKKNDIKILFGVEVNLVDDGVPIAYNSSHRKLTDDTYVVFDVETTGLSAVYDTIIELAAVKIQNGEIIDRFESFANPHHPLSATTINLTGITDDLVENAPEVDEVLQKFYNWTNDAILVAHNASFDMGFLNVGYKKIGLGKAENPVIDTLELARFLYPDMKNHRLNTLAKKFDVELTQHHRAIYDAEATGYLLLKMLKDAAEKEIEFHDQFNDHMGEGNAYQRARPSHCTLLAQTEVGLKNLFKLVSISHLNYFYRVPRIPRSLLQKHREGILVGSSCDKGEVFEGMMQKSPEEVEEIATFYDYLEVHPKEVYAHLIELELIKNEKALEDIISNIVKLGEKLELPVAATGNVHYLDPNDKIYRQILISSQGGANPLNRHRLPDVHFRTTNEMLELFSFLGKEKAKQIVVENTNKIADMIDVIKPIKDDLYTPKIEGADDEMRNMSYSMARHIYGDNLPEIVEARLEKELKSIIGHGFAVIYLISHKLVKKSLDDGYLVGSRGSVGSSLVATMTEITEVNPLPPHYVCPDCKHSEFFNDGSVGSGFDLPDKDCPQCGAKYKKDGQDIPFETFLGFKGDKVPDIDLNFSGEYQPRAHNYTKVLFGEDYVYRAGTIGTVADKTAFGYVKAYQQDNNLQLRGAEVERLASGCTGVKRTTGQHPGGIIVVPDYMDIYDFSPIQFPADDKNSEWKTTHFDFHSIHDNLLKLDILGHDDPTVIRMLQDLSGIDPKTIPTDDPEVMKIFSGTESLGVSEEQIMCKTGTLGIPEFGTRFVRQMLEDTKPTTFSELVQISGLSHGTDVWLGNAQELIHNKICTLSEVIGCRDDIMVYLIYQGLEPAFAFKIMESVRKGKGLTDEMEEEMRKNKVPEWYIDSCKKIKYMFPKAHASAYVLMAVRIAYFKVHHPLLYYAAYFSVRAEDFDIGAMVKGSQSIRSVIEEINAKGLDASTKEKNLLTVMELALEMTERGFSFKKVDLYRSSANEFIIDGKTLIPPFNSIPGLGTNAAFNIVKAREEGEFLSKEDLQQRGRLSKTIIEYLDNHGCLESLPEQNQLSLF from the coding sequence ATGGAGGAAGCCCATGCAAAAAAAAAGCGATTCCAACTCTTGCTCCAACAGCTGCAGCTTACGGATGATACAATCGTGCAGCATTTACAGCAAGCTGAAATCGATAAAGTTGTGATTGAAAAGCGCGCTAAAAAGTGGCATTTCTTTTTCCGTTTTGATCATATTTTGCCATTTGATATATTTATTTTATTTACAAAAAGATTAGAAAAATCATTCTCTCATATAGCAAAAATTGCTTTTACGATTGAAGTGAGGAATCAACAATTCAATGATCAATTAATTCTAGGGTATTGGCAGAATTGTATTCAGGAAATGGAAGGAATGGCACCACCGCTTTTAAAATTGTTAAATGAGCAATTTCCTACAGTACAAGGAAACAAGCTTCTTATAAATGTAAGAAATGATACAGAAGGTCTGTCTATTAAGAGAAAATATGCAGGAATTATTTCGAGTGTTTTTGAGACATATGGTTTTCCTTCTTTAGTGATTGATACTGAAATTTCTGCAGAAGCATCAAATGAAGAGTATAAGAGATTCTTAGAAGCGAAACAAAAGGAGGATCAAGAACGCGGTCTTCAAGCATTGATAGACATGCAAAAGAAAGAAGCAGAGGCTACTTCTGGTGATGCTGCAACTCCTCAAGGTCCTCTTATGATCGGATTAACAATTAAAGATGATGCTGATTACAGAAAGCTGATTGATATCGTTGATGAAGAACGACGACTCGCCATTGAAGGATATGTATTCTCAGCTGAAACAAAAGAGCTTCGTAGCGGTAGAACACTTTTAACCTTTAAGATAACGGATTACACAAGCTCAATTCTTGTCAAAATGTTTTCTCGTGATAAAGAAGATGCGGCATTGTTTCAACTAGTTAAAAAAGGAATGTGGCTTAAAGTACGAGGCAGCATTCAAAATGACACATTTGTCCGTGATCTCGTTATGATCGGAAATGATATTAACGAGATTAAACCAGACACAAGAAAAGATACTGCACCAGAGGATGAAAAAAGAGTAGAACTTCATCTTCACACTCCGATGAGCCAGATGGATGCAGTTACATCTGTTAGCACTCTTATAGGGCAGGCAAAGAAATGGGGACATAAGGCAATAGCTGTTACTGACCACGCAAATGTACAGTCCTTTCCTGAAGCATTTAGTGCAGGAAAGAAGAATGATATAAAAATATTATTCGGTGTTGAAGTAAACTTAGTAGATGATGGTGTTCCAATCGCATACAACAGTTCTCATCGAAAGTTAACAGATGACACATATGTCGTGTTTGACGTGGAGACGACAGGTTTATCTGCTGTCTATGATACGATCATTGAGCTTGCAGCAGTAAAAATACAAAACGGAGAGATCATTGATCGTTTTGAATCATTTGCTAACCCACACCATCCTCTTTCTGCAACAACAATAAACTTGACCGGAATTACGGATGATCTTGTGGAAAATGCTCCAGAGGTAGATGAAGTTTTACAAAAGTTTTATAACTGGACGAATGATGCAATCCTCGTTGCTCATAACGCTTCTTTTGATATGGGTTTCTTAAATGTTGGCTACAAAAAAATCGGCCTAGGGAAGGCAGAAAATCCAGTTATTGATACATTAGAGCTCGCTAGATTTCTATACCCAGACATGAAAAATCATCGATTAAATACACTAGCGAAGAAATTTGATGTTGAACTTACACAGCATCATAGAGCCATATATGACGCTGAAGCAACAGGCTATCTTTTACTAAAAATGCTAAAGGATGCAGCAGAGAAAGAAATTGAATTTCACGATCAATTCAATGATCATATGGGAGAAGGAAATGCTTATCAAAGGGCAAGGCCATCACATTGCACTTTACTTGCTCAAACTGAAGTCGGCTTAAAAAATCTTTTTAAGCTTGTGTCCATATCCCATCTCAATTATTTTTATCGAGTCCCGCGGATACCTAGATCACTGCTTCAGAAGCACCGTGAAGGAATTCTAGTTGGTTCAAGCTGTGATAAAGGGGAAGTTTTTGAGGGAATGATGCAAAAGTCTCCAGAAGAAGTTGAAGAAATTGCAACATTTTATGACTATTTAGAGGTTCATCCTAAAGAGGTTTATGCCCATTTAATTGAACTTGAACTAATAAAAAATGAGAAGGCACTTGAGGATATCATTAGTAATATTGTAAAACTTGGTGAAAAGCTGGAACTGCCAGTTGCTGCGACTGGAAATGTTCATTATTTAGATCCTAATGATAAAATTTACCGGCAAATTCTTATAAGTTCTCAAGGTGGAGCGAACCCTTTAAATCGCCACCGGCTTCCAGATGTTCATTTCCGTACGACGAATGAAATGCTCGAATTATTTTCATTCCTAGGAAAAGAAAAGGCAAAACAAATTGTTGTAGAGAATACGAATAAAATTGCTGACATGATAGATGTCATTAAGCCAATTAAAGACGATCTCTACACGCCGAAAATTGAAGGCGCAGATGATGAAATGCGCAATATGAGCTACTCAATGGCAAGACATATATACGGAGATAACTTGCCAGAAATTGTTGAAGCTCGTCTGGAAAAAGAACTTAAAAGTATCATCGGTCATGGATTTGCCGTTATTTATCTTATATCTCATAAACTCGTAAAAAAATCATTAGATGATGGATATCTTGTAGGTTCTCGTGGCTCAGTAGGTTCGTCCTTAGTTGCAACCATGACGGAAATTACAGAAGTGAACCCGCTACCTCCGCATTATGTTTGTCCAGATTGCAAGCATTCTGAATTCTTTAATGATGGCTCAGTGGGCTCGGGTTTTGACCTCCCTGACAAGGATTGTCCTCAATGTGGAGCTAAATATAAAAAAGACGGACAGGATATTCCCTTTGAGACATTTTTGGGATTTAAGGGAGATAAAGTGCCGGATATTGACTTAAACTTTTCTGGTGAATATCAGCCGCGTGCCCATAATTATACGAAGGTGTTATTCGGAGAAGATTATGTATACCGTGCAGGTACAATCGGTACTGTCGCTGATAAAACAGCATTCGGTTATGTGAAAGCCTATCAACAAGATAATAATCTTCAATTAAGAGGTGCCGAAGTGGAGCGGCTTGCCTCTGGTTGTACTGGTGTTAAAAGAACAACAGGACAGCATCCTGGTGGAATTATCGTTGTGCCTGATTATATGGATATTTATGATTTCTCACCAATTCAATTTCCAGCAGACGATAAAAATTCAGAATGGAAAACAACCCATTTTGATTTCCATTCCATCCATGATAACCTATTAAAGCTCGATATTCTTGGACACGATGATCCAACTGTTATACGTATGCTTCAAGATCTAAGTGGGATTGATCCAAAAACAATACCTACAGATGATCCGGAAGTAATGAAAATATTTAGCGGTACAGAATCTCTTGGTGTATCAGAAGAGCAGATAATGTGTAAAACCGGAACACTTGGTATTCCAGAGTTTGGAACAAGATTTGTAAGGCAAATGTTAGAGGATACAAAGCCTACAACCTTTTCAGAACTCGTTCAAATATCAGGTTTGTCCCACGGTACAGATGTATGGCTTGGTAATGCTCAAGAGCTCATTCACAATAAGATATGTACATTAAGTGAAGTAATCGGTTGTCGTGATGATATAATGGTCTATTTAATCTACCAAGGGCTTGAACCTGCATTCGCTTTTAAAATTATGGAATCAGTCCGTAAAGGTAAAGGTTTAACAGACGAAATGGAAGAAGAAATGAGAAAAAATAAGGTTCCTGAATGGTATATTGATTCTTGTAAAAAAATCAAATATATGTTCCCAAAAGCGCATGCTTCTGCATATGTGTTGATGGCAGTGAGGATAGCATACTTTAAAGTTCATCATCCTCTCTTGTATTACGCAGCATATTTCTCTGTTCGCGCTGAGGATTTCGATATTGGTGCAATGGTTAAAGGGTCTCAATCCATTCGATCAGTGATTGAAGAAATAAATGCAAAGGGTTTAGATGCTTCAACAAAGGAAAAAAATCTTTTAACCGTGATGGAGCTTGCACTTGAAATGACAGAACGTGGATTTAGCTTTAAGAAGGTAGATTTATATCGCTCAAGCGCCAATGAGTTTATCATTGATGGAAAAACACTTATTCCTCCTTTTAATTCAATTCCTGGTCTTGGAACGAACGCTGCTTTTAACATAGTTAAAGCTAGGGAGGAAGGAGAGTTCTTGTCTAAAGAAGATCTTCAGCAGAGAGGAAGATTATCTAAGACAATCATTGAGTATTTGGATAATCATGGATGTTTAGAATCACTTCCTGAACAAAACCAGCTTTCTCTTTTTTAA
- the rimP gene encoding ribosome maturation factor RimP: MMSKVTETVEKLVTPILDELKLELVDIEYVKEGKDWFLRVFIDKETGVDIEECGQVSEKLSDKLDEIDPIPYNYFLEVSSPGAERPLKNGKDFEKALGKNVFIKTYEPIDGVKTFEGILSKFDGQTATVEIKIKTRKKSIDIPYEKVANARLAVVFS; the protein is encoded by the coding sequence ATTATGAGCAAAGTGACTGAAACAGTAGAAAAATTAGTCACTCCAATTTTAGATGAGCTTAAATTAGAATTAGTTGACATTGAATATGTAAAGGAAGGAAAAGATTGGTTTCTTCGCGTATTCATCGATAAGGAAACAGGTGTTGATATAGAGGAGTGTGGGCAAGTCAGTGAGAAATTAAGTGACAAGCTTGATGAGATTGATCCTATTCCTTACAATTATTTCTTGGAAGTTTCATCGCCTGGTGCTGAACGCCCTCTAAAAAATGGTAAGGATTTTGAAAAGGCATTAGGTAAAAATGTTTTTATTAAAACATATGAACCAATTGATGGTGTTAAAACCTTTGAAGGAATATTATCAAAGTTTGATGGCCAAACTGCCACAGTTGAAATCAAAATTAAAACGAGGAAAAAAAGTATTGACATTCCTTATGAAAAAGTGGCCAATGCACGTTTAGCAGTGGTTTTTTCTTAA
- the nusA gene encoding transcription termination factor NusA: MSSELLDALVLLEKEKGISRDVIIDAIEAALVSAYRRNFNQAQNVRIDLNLGNGTMRVFARKEVVDEVFDPRLEISVEDAQRINPNYQIEDIVELEVTPKDFGRIAAQTAKQVVTQRVREAERGIIYSEFIDREEDIMTGIVQRQDSKFIYVSLGKIEAILPANEQMPNEQYKPHDRIKVFITKVEKTTKGPQIFVSRTHPGLLKRLFEIEVPEIYDGTVEIKSVAREAGDRSKISVHSDNEEVDPVGSCVGPKGTRVQAVVNELKGEKIDIVKWSSDPIIFVANALSPSKVLDVIVNENDKATTVVVPDYQLSLAIGKRGQNARLAAKLTGWKIDIKSESEAREIGMYPREETLLNFENNELEDEDQLDLQDDMD; this comes from the coding sequence ATGAGCAGCGAATTGTTGGATGCTCTAGTTTTGTTGGAAAAAGAAAAAGGTATATCACGTGATGTCATCATTGATGCGATAGAGGCAGCGTTAGTGTCGGCATACCGTAGAAATTTTAACCAAGCTCAAAATGTTCGCATTGATTTGAATCTTGGAAACGGTACAATGAGAGTTTTTGCACGAAAAGAAGTGGTGGATGAAGTATTTGATCCTAGATTGGAAATTTCAGTTGAAGATGCACAAAGAATTAATCCGAACTACCAAATTGAAGACATTGTGGAATTAGAAGTTACACCTAAAGATTTTGGACGTATTGCAGCACAAACTGCAAAACAGGTCGTAACACAACGTGTCCGAGAAGCGGAAAGAGGAATTATTTATTCTGAATTTATCGACCGTGAAGAAGATATCATGACAGGGATTGTACAGCGTCAGGATTCCAAGTTCATTTATGTCAGTCTTGGAAAGATTGAAGCCATTCTTCCTGCTAATGAACAAATGCCGAACGAGCAGTATAAACCTCATGACAGGATAAAAGTTTTTATTACAAAAGTTGAGAAAACAACAAAAGGACCACAAATTTTTGTTTCAAGAACTCATCCAGGGCTACTAAAAAGATTATTTGAAATCGAAGTTCCAGAAATATACGATGGGACTGTAGAGATTAAATCGGTTGCTCGTGAAGCGGGAGATCGTTCGAAAATTTCCGTTCATTCTGATAATGAAGAAGTCGATCCAGTAGGTTCATGTGTTGGACCTAAGGGAACTCGTGTTCAAGCGGTCGTGAATGAATTGAAAGGTGAAAAGATCGATATTGTAAAATGGTCTTCAGATCCAATTATTTTCGTTGCCAATGCATTAAGCCCCTCTAAAGTTCTTGATGTCATTGTGAATGAAAATGATAAAGCTACTACAGTAGTTGTTCCAGATTATCAGCTTTCATTGGCAATCGGAAAGCGTGGGCAAAACGCAAGATTAGCAGCTAAATTGACTGGTTGGAAAATTGACATAAAATCGGAGTCAGAAGCTCGTGAAATAGGAATGTATCCACGAGAGGAAACTTTGTTGAATTTTGAAAATAATGAGTTAGAAGATGAAGATCAACTTGATTTGCAAGATGATATGGATTAA
- the rnpM gene encoding RNase P modulator RnpM, with translation MNNRKKVPMRKCVATGEMRPKKELVRIVRSKEGEVSVDLTGKKSGRGAYLSKEKEAVVLAKKKNVLANHLDVSIDDSIYEELIELIEKEKRQSK, from the coding sequence GTGAACAATCGTAAAAAAGTTCCCATGCGTAAATGTGTCGCAACCGGTGAAATGAGACCGAAAAAAGAACTCGTTCGCATCGTTCGCTCTAAGGAAGGTGAAGTGTCGGTTGACCTAACAGGAAAAAAATCTGGTCGTGGCGCATACCTTTCTAAGGAAAAGGAAGCAGTAGTGCTAGCAAAAAAGAAAAATGTTTTAGCCAACCATTTAGATGTTTCAATAGATGATTCTATTTATGAAGAGCTCATTGAGCTCATAGAGAAGGAGAAACGACAATCCAAATGA
- a CDS encoding YlxQ family RNA-binding protein has product MNENQWMSLLGLANRARKITSGEELTIKEIRNGKAKLILLSADASVNTTKKVTDKCKSYEVPYKLVENRELLGHAIGKDARVVVAVLDDGFAKKLKSLLD; this is encoded by the coding sequence ATGAACGAAAATCAATGGATGTCATTGCTTGGCTTAGCGAATCGGGCACGAAAAATTACTTCGGGTGAAGAGCTAACTATCAAAGAAATAAGAAACGGTAAAGCGAAGCTCATATTGTTATCAGCGGACGCTTCTGTTAACACGACAAAAAAAGTGACAGATAAATGTAAATCCTATGAAGTTCCATATAAGCTTGTTGAAAATCGAGAATTGCTTGGTCATGCTATAGGAAAAGATGCTCGGGTTGTTGTGGCTGTTTTAGATGATGGATTTGCAAAAAAACTGAAGTCGTTGCTCGATTAA